The following coding sequences are from one Rhodospirillaceae bacterium window:
- a CDS encoding ABC transporter ATP-binding protein — protein sequence MTDLLRVNNLCIDFQTDAGPIHALKGISFRIRQGSTVALVGESGSGKSVTGQAIMGILPKSALIKSGEILFTDPALRGLPGIPPEAVISDAGDDFTVDLARMNPDNPGYRAIRGDRISVIFQEPMTSMSPLHTIGNQISEALLLHRNVSDAEGRELTTDVLRLVGFPDPARAFDTYPHELSGGLRQRAMISMALVCRPALLIADEPSTALDVTIQAQILKLIQDLQKELGMAVLMITHDLGVVANVAEEVVVVYHGEVMESGSLNDIFNNPGHPYLQALLDAVPHFDMKPGERLKPLREIEHHTGHLLEAKEDSDDSSVDDGKPLLEVKHLIKRFSGRRQSGMFGLGDPASVLAVNDISFDLMRGECLGLVGESGCGKTTVSKMIMRAVEASGGEILYNNNGTTTDLLKLSAPEMIPIRRKIQYMFQDPFGSLNPRMTVLDILTEPLVIHEIGDPDYRRELATELIHLVGLDARHLNRYPHSFSGGQRQRIGIARSLALRPDLLICDEPVSALDVSIQAQILNLLKDLQQELGLTYLFISHNLAVVDYIAERIAVMCAGQIVEIAPRETLFNNPTHPYTKALVSAVPYPDPEQRLDFSALLEGKASEPGAWPEPFNAGEGQILPFVTLGDGHMVRAQSGAGLGEASE from the coding sequence ATGACGGACCTCTTACGGGTTAACAATCTTTGCATCGATTTCCAAACTGATGCCGGTCCGATACATGCCTTAAAAGGAATATCATTCCGCATCCGCCAAGGGTCTACCGTCGCACTTGTGGGTGAATCAGGATCGGGAAAATCCGTTACTGGACAGGCGATCATGGGCATTTTGCCGAAAAGCGCCTTGATCAAATCGGGTGAAATTCTATTCACGGACCCGGCACTAAGAGGATTGCCCGGCATCCCGCCGGAAGCCGTTATTTCCGACGCGGGTGATGACTTCACCGTCGACCTCGCCAGGATGAACCCTGACAATCCTGGATACCGGGCCATCCGTGGCGACCGCATTTCAGTTATTTTTCAAGAACCCATGACTTCCATGTCGCCGCTCCATACGATCGGCAATCAAATCAGCGAGGCCCTATTGCTGCACCGCAATGTCAGTGATGCAGAAGGCCGGGAACTCACCACCGATGTTTTACGATTGGTTGGCTTTCCGGACCCAGCGCGCGCGTTTGACACCTACCCACATGAGCTTTCAGGGGGCCTGCGGCAACGTGCAATGATTTCCATGGCCTTGGTTTGCCGTCCCGCATTGCTGATCGCGGACGAGCCCAGCACGGCCTTGGATGTCACTATCCAAGCGCAAATTTTGAAGCTGATCCAAGACCTGCAAAAAGAATTAGGCATGGCTGTATTGATGATTACTCACGACTTGGGTGTAGTTGCCAATGTCGCCGAAGAAGTCGTCGTGGTCTATCATGGCGAGGTCATGGAGAGTGGCTCACTGAACGACATCTTCAACAATCCCGGCCATCCGTATTTGCAGGCCCTGTTGGACGCCGTGCCGCATTTCGACATGAAGCCAGGCGAACGGCTGAAACCGCTGCGTGAGATTGAACACCATACCGGCCACCTGTTGGAGGCCAAGGAGGATTCAGACGATAGCTCGGTTGACGATGGCAAGCCGCTGCTTGAGGTCAAACACCTGATCAAGCGGTTTTCCGGACGCCGTCAAAGTGGCATGTTCGGCTTGGGCGATCCGGCCTCAGTTCTAGCCGTTAACGACATTAGTTTCGATTTGATGCGCGGCGAATGCCTAGGGCTGGTTGGTGAAAGTGGCTGCGGCAAGACCACTGTCAGCAAAATGATTATGCGCGCAGTGGAGGCCAGTGGTGGTGAGATCCTTTACAACAACAATGGCACGACGACGGATCTCCTGAAACTGAGTGCGCCGGAAATGATCCCGATCCGGAGGAAGATACAATATATGTTCCAGGACCCATTCGGGTCGTTGAATCCGCGCATGACAGTCTTGGATATCCTGACCGAACCATTGGTTATTCACGAAATTGGTGACCCGGACTACCGGCGCGAACTCGCCACTGAGTTAATCCATCTGGTCGGCTTGGATGCGCGTCATCTCAACCGCTATCCGCACAGTTTCTCTGGTGGGCAACGCCAACGCATCGGTATTGCGCGGTCGCTGGCGCTAAGGCCCGATTTGCTGATTTGTGATGAGCCGGTTTCAGCGCTGGATGTTTCCATCCAAGCGCAAATTCTAAACTTGCTGAAAGACCTTCAGCAGGAATTGGGGCTGACGTATTTGTTTATCTCCCACAACCTCGCCGTAGTTGATTATATCGCCGAACGCATTGCCGTAATGTGCGCCGGACAGATCGTTGAAATTGCCCCACGCGAAACGCTATTCAATAATCCGACCCATCCTTATACCAAGGCATTGGTTTCAGCTGTGCCCTACCCGGACCCAGAACAGCGCCTGGATTTTTCGGCATTATTGGAAGGAAAAGCATCCGAGCCCGGCGCTTGGCCTGAGCCATTCAATGCGGGCGAGGGCCAGATTTTACCTTTCGTGACGCTGGGCGATGGCCACATGGTGCGGGCCCAAAGCGGTGCGGGCCTAGGAGAAGCAAGCGAATGA
- a CDS encoding glycosyl transferase — protein MTIRVLFYVQHLMGVGHQMRAAAVTRELVKAGFDITYVSGGMPVPGLDLGGASFEQLPPCKSADSSFQTLVDETGQPVDELWRESRKERLLNLFTRVCPDVLITETFPFGRRLMRFELDPLLERAAQTTPKPLIAASIRDILEPKSRPERYDEITDKIERWYDAILVHGDPTLVPLEATVPVTEKFKSKIYYTGYVGEREILPKSEIGQGEVIVTAGSGRVGLTLLEIAMKARSLTKLADAPWRILVGTGMPEDQFHNLIAHAEKGITVERHRTDYLSLLRNCAVSISRAGYNTVMDILIERPPAVLVPFATPQETEQLVRARLLAKLGLVQLVEESDVTPTTLAVAINSAYKAPAMEVKDLGVTGAAKTASLLTDIYRIRDMASNPGN, from the coding sequence ATGACAATCCGGGTACTATTTTATGTCCAGCATCTGATGGGGGTCGGACATCAAATGCGCGCTGCCGCTGTAACCCGAGAGTTGGTAAAGGCCGGTTTTGATATCACCTATGTTTCCGGTGGAATGCCCGTTCCGGGACTCGATCTTGGCGGCGCTTCATTTGAGCAGCTTCCGCCCTGCAAATCCGCCGATTCCAGCTTTCAAACCCTGGTTGATGAAACTGGCCAACCTGTTGATGAGTTGTGGCGGGAGTCGCGCAAAGAACGGCTGCTAAATTTATTCACACGTGTCTGCCCTGATGTTTTGATAACGGAAACATTTCCCTTCGGTCGGCGGTTGATGCGGTTTGAACTGGACCCTCTACTTGAACGCGCAGCCCAAACGACGCCTAAGCCCCTTATTGCGGCTTCGATTCGTGACATCCTGGAACCAAAGTCCAGACCCGAGCGGTATGACGAGATTACCGATAAAATTGAGCGCTGGTATGACGCGATCTTGGTGCACGGTGATCCGACCCTAGTTCCACTGGAAGCCACAGTTCCAGTCACCGAAAAATTCAAATCCAAAATTTATTACACGGGCTACGTGGGAGAACGAGAAATCTTACCCAAGAGCGAGATCGGCCAGGGCGAAGTTATTGTTACAGCTGGCAGCGGTCGGGTCGGCCTAACGTTGCTGGAGATTGCGATGAAAGCTCGTTCGCTGACCAAACTTGCCGACGCACCATGGCGAATTTTAGTTGGCACCGGCATGCCAGAAGATCAATTTCACAATCTAATAGCCCACGCCGAAAAAGGCATCACTGTGGAACGTCACCGTACGGATTATCTATCCCTGCTTCGCAACTGTGCGGTTTCAATCTCCAGGGCCGGCTACAACACGGTGATGGATATACTCATTGAAAGACCCCCAGCAGTGCTGGTTCCCTTTGCAACACCGCAGGAAACAGAACAATTAGTTCGCGCACGTTTGCTTGCAAAGCTTGGTTTGGTTCAGCTTGTTGAAGAAAGTGACGTGACACCTACGACGCTCGCAGTAGCCATAAACAGTGCCTATAAGGCTCCCGCTATGGAAGTTAAAGACTTGGGTGTCACTGGCGCAGCAAAGACTGCCAGCCTTCTGACTGACATTTACAGAATCAGGGACATGGCATCTAATCCAGGAAATTAA
- a CDS encoding cyclic nucleotide-binding domain-containing protein, with product MARFGVAALVIKALKIEIYKIIESSAPGDRRRGRWFNRFMVFLILTNVACVVLETVEAINQELSEFFYTFELISVVIFTVEYVFRLWVCTEHDNEAYTHPIKGRIKYAMSPLALIDLLAIAPFFLGIFFSIDLRFMRVFRILRLLKLTRYNPALESFGAVVRTEGSALGALFMLIMVLVVVFACLVYMAEHIAQPDAFGNIPKAMWWALATLTTVGYGDIAPITPYGKVIGSMTMLLGVCVFAIPAGILANGFAREIRKREFIITWQLVAANPIFSKLDALHVSEVANLLHHKSVPPNFTIVQKRDPADSMYFIANGEVAVQAPGGAVRLGKGDFFGEIAILTASTRTATVVSLTECDLLYLLVEDFEHLLSADPDLKDVLSKAMKERLEQLEHAHS from the coding sequence ATGGCAAGGTTTGGGGTCGCGGCGCTGGTGATCAAGGCGCTCAAGATAGAGATTTATAAAATTATTGAATCGAGTGCCCCCGGTGACCGTCGCCGGGGACGGTGGTTTAATCGTTTTATGGTGTTTTTGATCTTAACGAATGTCGCCTGCGTTGTCCTTGAGACTGTAGAGGCGATTAATCAGGAGCTCAGCGAGTTTTTTTATACCTTTGAGCTGATTTCCGTTGTGATATTTACAGTCGAATATGTTTTTCGTTTATGGGTTTGTACCGAGCACGATAATGAGGCCTATACCCATCCCATAAAGGGGCGCATCAAGTATGCAATGTCGCCCTTGGCGCTTATCGATTTATTGGCGATCGCTCCTTTCTTCTTAGGGATTTTCTTTTCGATTGATCTCCGCTTTATGCGGGTTTTCCGTATCCTCCGGCTGTTGAAATTGACCCGCTATAATCCTGCGTTGGAGAGCTTTGGCGCTGTGGTTCGGACAGAAGGGTCTGCACTTGGCGCCCTCTTTATGCTGATTATGGTTCTCGTCGTGGTCTTTGCCTGTTTGGTTTATATGGCAGAGCACATTGCGCAACCGGATGCCTTTGGCAATATCCCCAAAGCAATGTGGTGGGCATTGGCGACACTGACGACAGTTGGCTATGGCGATATAGCCCCGATTACGCCCTACGGAAAAGTTATTGGCTCGATGACAATGCTCTTGGGGGTCTGTGTGTTCGCTATCCCGGCCGGTATTTTAGCCAACGGTTTTGCGCGTGAAATCAGGAAGCGGGAATTTATCATCACCTGGCAACTGGTGGCGGCAAATCCAATATTTTCAAAGCTCGATGCCCTGCATGTTTCGGAGGTTGCAAATCTTCTGCACCATAAATCGGTACCGCCCAATTTCACCATCGTGCAAAAACGCGATCCCGCTGATTCGATGTACTTCATTGCCAATGGCGAAGTTGCGGTTCAGGCCCCCGGAGGAGCAGTCCGATTGGGGAAGGGGGATTTCTTTGGCGAGATTGCGATTCTAACCGCCTCAACCCGAACTGCGACAGTGGTATCGCTGACGGAATGTGACTTGCTGTATTTGCTGGTGGAGGATTTCGAGCATCTATTGTCAGCCGATCCCGATTTGAAAGACGTCCTCTCCAAGGCAATGAAGGAACGCTTGGAACAATTGGAGCATGCGCACTCCTAG
- a CDS encoding TetR/AcrR family transcriptional regulator codes for MAKKKSNREKIITAALSLAESDGWAKLSMADIATKARLKPTEVLTEFHSKTGLLWGILESIDQAVLAEKRNADEPARDRLFDVLMSRFDALNAHKDAIKAIARELPRDPLTGLLSAPRFMMSMAWMLEAAGISSGGLKGLLRTKGLALVYLNAARVWLRDDSPDMSKTMAALDKGLRRAERVAGMCKSSRTTTAD; via the coding sequence ATGGCTAAAAAGAAATCCAATCGCGAGAAAATTATTACGGCAGCATTGTCGCTGGCTGAAAGTGACGGCTGGGCTAAGCTGTCTATGGCTGACATCGCGACCAAAGCTCGATTAAAGCCGACTGAGGTCCTTACCGAATTTCACTCAAAGACGGGACTGTTGTGGGGGATACTAGAAAGTATTGATCAGGCCGTCCTGGCAGAAAAACGAAATGCTGACGAGCCTGCGCGTGACCGTTTGTTTGATGTTTTGATGAGCCGTTTCGATGCCCTGAATGCCCACAAGGATGCGATCAAGGCAATCGCACGTGAGTTACCGCGTGATCCATTGACGGGCCTGTTGTCAGCACCGCGGTTCATGATGTCGATGGCATGGATGCTCGAAGCCGCAGGGATCTCGTCAGGGGGACTAAAAGGCCTGCTTCGAACCAAAGGTCTGGCGCTGGTTTATTTGAACGCCGCCCGGGTCTGGCTGCGGGATGATAGCCCCGATATGTCGAAAACGATGGCAGCCCTGGATAAGGGTCTGCGCCGCGCCGAACGGGTTGCCGGAATGTGCAAATCTTCTCGTACGACGACCGCCGACTAA
- a CDS encoding glycosyltransferase family 4 protein, whose protein sequence is MPPPVVFVLKGYPRYTETFVAQEILALERRGLDIRIYSQRSTGLGRHPVHDEIKAPITYLPEYMHQAPARVWRAWRSVRTKPGYKFARRALLKDLLKDPTPGRFRKFGHALVLASELPSDVKHLHAHFLHAPATIVRYAAMMTGLPWSCSAHAIDIWTSPEWDKRNKLADMEWLVTCTKTNAEHLSALAPKPENVELVYHGLDFSRFPQQGNTRNNSPSVQLFSVGRAVEKKGYDCLLQALALLPKDLDWRLVHIGTGPLLEPLKRQAEKAGIGDRITWLGEQPQTTVLDHYRTCDAFVLACRVAANGDRDGLPNVLMEAQSQAVPCLTTTASDASELIIDGETGLLVPPDDASIFAAKLETLIRDPALRERLGKAGMDRVRSAFSLEVGIDRLAIKFGINA, encoded by the coding sequence ATGCCCCCGCCGGTAGTCTTCGTCCTCAAGGGGTATCCACGCTATACAGAAACCTTCGTTGCTCAGGAAATTCTGGCGCTGGAACGACGCGGCCTGGATATCCGAATTTACTCGCAACGATCAACCGGTCTTGGTCGCCATCCAGTCCACGATGAAATCAAGGCGCCGATAACCTATTTGCCGGAATATATGCATCAAGCCCCAGCGCGAGTCTGGCGCGCTTGGCGATCCGTGCGAACCAAGCCTGGCTATAAATTTGCCCGCCGAGCCCTCCTTAAAGACCTCTTGAAGGACCCCACCCCTGGGCGGTTTAGGAAGTTCGGCCATGCCTTGGTTCTAGCCAGCGAACTTCCCAGCGACGTCAAACATCTGCACGCGCATTTCCTGCATGCACCGGCAACGATTGTTCGGTACGCCGCCATGATGACTGGCCTGCCCTGGAGTTGCTCAGCCCACGCCATCGACATATGGACCTCACCTGAATGGGACAAACGCAACAAATTGGCTGATATGGAGTGGCTCGTAACCTGCACTAAAACAAATGCGGAGCACCTATCAGCACTGGCACCAAAACCCGAAAATGTTGAATTGGTTTATCATGGACTGGACTTTTCTCGGTTCCCTCAACAGGGAAACACCCGCAATAATTCGCCATCTGTGCAGCTTTTTTCCGTTGGTCGAGCCGTTGAAAAAAAGGGTTATGATTGTCTACTCCAGGCGCTTGCGCTCTTACCCAAAGATTTGGATTGGCGACTGGTGCATATCGGGACGGGGCCATTGTTGGAACCTCTCAAGCGCCAAGCTGAAAAGGCCGGCATTGGAGATCGAATTACCTGGTTAGGCGAACAGCCCCAAACAACGGTTCTAGATCACTACCGAACCTGTGACGCATTTGTTCTGGCCTGCCGTGTTGCCGCCAATGGCGACCGGGACGGCCTTCCCAACGTCCTGATGGAAGCACAAAGTCAGGCGGTTCCATGCCTGACAACAACGGCGTCGGATGCATCGGAACTGATCATTGATGGTGAGACCGGACTGTTGGTTCCCCCTGACGATGCAAGTATCTTTGCCGCAAAACTAGAAACATTGATAAGAGACCCGGCACTCCGTGAACGCTTGGGAAAAGCCGGTATGGATCGTGTCCGAAGCGCTTTTTCCCTAGAAGTCGGCATTGACCGATTGGCAATTAAATTTGGAATTAACGCCTAG
- a CDS encoding cyclic nucleotide-binding domain-containing protein, with protein sequence MESGIFGYIQKFSKPQQVLILLLTACSFPFLYLSYQVPKEIIDKAIGGKDPGKVQFPKDIFGFEFSQLEYLYTLCALFLALVFINGGFKYFINVYRGMIGERLLRRLRYTLLERVTRFPLLHFQNVSQGEVVSMVTKETEPLGGFMGDAISMPAFQGGTAITILFFMFLQDWVLGLAAIALYPLQMYVIPKLQRQVTAMNKQRVLRVRKLSDRVGELVSGVHEVHAHDTSQFELADFAGRLGAIFNIRLQIYRKKFFIKFLNNFLDKLTPFFFYSVGGYLVIKGDLSFGSLVAILAAYKDLSAPWKELLGYYQRMEDARVRYTALTEQFRPAGMVEAELLAPLKEHPETINGTFSAANVSLEEDEGSKVVDSASFNMDVNEHVAIMGGGGSGLSELTQILARQISPTSGKVSIDGQNIEAMHESISGRHMAYIGPETYTHAGTIRDNLLYVLKHYPQRDEPDPTSAETTAWLKEANSSGNSMLNINADWIDYTQIGIENPDELTQRMLDVLPEVDMEEDVFQLGLRRIINPDENPELAEEVLKVRSAVREKLQDPGLAEFVEVFDERKFNNNASVAENILFGTPVGETFAIETLGKNAFVREILEDVGLGGKFLEMGRAMAALMVELFRDLPPGHEFFERFGFIDADDLPEFQQILNHVSNLGLEFIETEERNRLEDLPFKLIVARHHLDLIDDAMKEKILEARRLFAETISEEDEGSIAFFHDGDYNAASSIQDNILFGKVAYNKAGSASQISSLLTDVVNSMGIRPLVLVAGLDFHVGSEGKRLSVVQRQKLSIARNLLKQPQLMIVNQATAPFDAPTQSSIFETILKQFEGRGLVWVESDMEHANRFDRVLKMDHGRVEDTAPQAPTPGEPAPVEGAGQTEASKSTEQNQGLGVETDLLAAIPFFAGMDRSKLKLLAFTSERQEFSAGQILFWQGSPGSDACVIVKGTVDVNVDTEAGQKTVANPGRGDLIGELALLSDAPRTATVQAKTDVTVLSISKDVFLQLIRENSGVSANLARILAGRLVGTMRTLSGSMSLYDPETDLPKRDLFVDRVKHMALQEQRVGRSSALILINLDELAVGIRDNDTTVHSHLAAEISSRLIECVRNSDTVSRLTEGYSFGVIADGTQSASNVSIVIDRLKKSLGQSYLIEGHDLSLKGGLNYDVYPLEEKHLGEVQNLKKQAPTPNKKPRKSLNWSLTFK encoded by the coding sequence ATGGAAAGCGGTATCTTTGGTTATATTCAGAAATTCAGCAAGCCACAGCAGGTTCTGATTCTGCTGTTAACGGCGTGCTCGTTTCCATTTTTGTATCTCTCATATCAGGTTCCAAAAGAAATTATTGATAAAGCCATCGGCGGCAAGGACCCAGGAAAAGTCCAATTCCCTAAAGACATTTTTGGCTTTGAATTTAGTCAGCTAGAATATTTATACACGCTGTGTGCTCTCTTTTTAGCCTTGGTGTTCATCAACGGCGGATTTAAATACTTCATCAATGTCTATCGCGGCATGATCGGTGAACGCTTGTTGCGCCGGTTGCGCTATACCTTGCTGGAACGGGTGACCCGTTTCCCCCTGCTGCATTTTCAAAACGTTTCCCAAGGCGAAGTGGTTTCCATGGTCACTAAGGAGACCGAGCCGCTTGGTGGTTTTATGGGTGACGCCATTTCCATGCCTGCGTTCCAAGGCGGCACAGCGATCACAATTTTATTCTTCATGTTCCTGCAAGATTGGGTATTAGGATTGGCGGCGATCGCCCTATATCCCCTTCAGATGTACGTCATCCCCAAGCTTCAGCGTCAAGTAACCGCGATGAACAAGCAGCGCGTGCTTCGTGTTCGCAAGCTTTCGGACCGGGTTGGTGAATTGGTTTCCGGCGTCCATGAAGTTCATGCTCACGATACCAGTCAATTCGAACTGGCGGATTTTGCAGGTCGCTTGGGTGCGATATTTAATATCCGTTTACAGATCTATCGTAAAAAGTTTTTCATTAAATTTCTAAATAACTTTCTGGATAAGCTAACGCCCTTTTTCTTCTACTCTGTCGGCGGTTACCTAGTGATCAAAGGAGATCTTAGCTTTGGTAGTTTGGTTGCGATTCTGGCTGCCTATAAAGATTTATCGGCACCATGGAAGGAACTTCTGGGTTATTACCAACGCATGGAAGATGCTCGAGTTCGCTACACCGCATTAACCGAACAGTTCCGTCCAGCAGGTATGGTCGAAGCTGAATTATTGGCACCGCTTAAAGAACACCCGGAAACAATTAACGGCACCTTCAGTGCGGCCAATGTCTCGTTAGAGGAAGATGAAGGCTCGAAAGTAGTGGACTCTGCATCGTTCAACATGGATGTGAACGAACACGTCGCCATAATGGGCGGTGGCGGAAGCGGCTTATCTGAGTTGACTCAAATTTTAGCGCGTCAAATTTCCCCGACCAGTGGCAAGGTCTCTATTGATGGACAGAACATAGAGGCCATGCATGAATCTATTTCCGGTCGACACATGGCCTATATCGGCCCGGAAACCTATACCCACGCTGGCACCATAAGAGATAATCTTCTTTATGTATTAAAACACTACCCCCAGCGGGATGAGCCCGACCCCACGTCAGCCGAAACCACCGCTTGGCTGAAAGAAGCAAATAGTTCTGGCAACAGCATGTTGAACATCAACGCTGACTGGATCGACTACACACAGATCGGCATTGAGAACCCGGACGAACTGACACAACGGATGCTTGATGTCCTTCCAGAAGTTGATATGGAAGAAGACGTATTCCAGCTTGGCCTACGGCGAATTATTAATCCTGATGAAAACCCTGAACTCGCGGAAGAAGTTCTTAAGGTACGGAGTGCGGTTAGAGAAAAATTACAAGACCCGGGCCTCGCAGAATTTGTCGAAGTATTCGATGAGAGAAAATTTAACAACAACGCATCCGTTGCCGAAAACATTCTGTTTGGAACGCCGGTCGGCGAGACTTTTGCCATTGAGACTCTGGGTAAGAATGCCTTCGTGCGGGAGATTCTAGAAGATGTGGGACTTGGAGGTAAATTCCTGGAAATGGGCCGTGCCATGGCCGCACTCATGGTGGAATTGTTCCGTGATTTGCCGCCGGGGCACGAATTTTTTGAACGCTTCGGCTTTATTGACGCAGATGACTTGCCGGAATTCCAACAAATACTAAATCACGTCAGCAATTTAGGCTTGGAATTCATAGAAACGGAAGAACGCAACAGGCTCGAAGATCTTCCTTTTAAGCTTATCGTTGCCAGGCATCATCTGGACCTTATTGACGACGCCATGAAGGAAAAAATCCTGGAGGCACGACGCCTCTTTGCAGAAACCATAAGCGAAGAAGATGAAGGCTCCATCGCTTTCTTTCATGACGGTGACTACAACGCAGCCAGCTCAATTCAGGATAATATTTTATTCGGAAAGGTCGCTTACAACAAAGCGGGTAGTGCCAGTCAAATTAGTTCTCTGCTGACGGATGTGGTTAATTCCATGGGCATTAGGCCGCTGGTTCTTGTCGCCGGACTCGACTTCCATGTCGGTAGTGAGGGCAAGCGATTGTCCGTGGTCCAGCGCCAAAAATTATCCATTGCCCGAAATCTTCTCAAACAACCACAATTGATGATCGTCAATCAGGCGACAGCCCCCTTCGATGCACCGACCCAATCTTCGATTTTTGAAACCATCCTCAAACAATTTGAAGGCCGGGGATTGGTTTGGGTTGAAAGCGATATGGAACATGCCAACCGCTTTGACCGAGTGCTGAAGATGGATCATGGCCGGGTTGAAGACACGGCCCCGCAAGCACCAACACCTGGAGAGCCTGCTCCCGTCGAAGGCGCTGGCCAAACGGAGGCCTCGAAATCTACCGAACAAAACCAAGGCCTGGGTGTGGAGACCGATCTGCTGGCAGCCATTCCGTTCTTTGCTGGCATGGACCGTTCCAAACTGAAGCTTTTGGCCTTTACCAGTGAGCGCCAAGAATTCAGCGCCGGGCAAATTTTGTTCTGGCAGGGCAGCCCAGGTAGCGATGCGTGTGTTATCGTCAAGGGTACTGTCGATGTAAATGTGGATACGGAAGCCGGACAAAAAACCGTTGCAAACCCGGGCAGAGGTGACTTGATTGGCGAACTCGCACTGTTGAGCGACGCCCCACGGACCGCGACCGTTCAGGCTAAAACAGATGTCACCGTGCTCAGCATTTCGAAAGACGTCTTCTTGCAGTTAATCCGAGAAAACAGTGGCGTCAGTGCCAATCTGGCCAGAATATTGGCCGGGCGTCTGGTTGGAACGATGCGCACACTGAGTGGCAGCATGTCGCTCTACGACCCGGAAACTGACCTGCCAAAACGCGATTTGTTCGTGGATCGGGTTAAGCATATGGCCCTACAAGAACAACGGGTCGGGCGGTCGTCTGCGCTTATTTTGATTAACTTGGATGAATTGGCGGTCGGGATCAGAGACAATGATACGACCGTTCACTCCCATTTAGCAGCAGAAATTTCCAGCCGATTAATTGAGTGCGTACGGAATTCCGATACTGTATCGCGCCTGACGGAGGGGTATTCTTTTGGGGTTATCGCCGATGGCACCCAGTCAGCTTCCAATGTTTCAATTGTTATAGATCGATTGAAAAAATCATTGGGCCAAAGCTACCTCATTGAAGGCCATGACCTCTCTTTAAAGGGAGGATTGAATTACGACGTGTACCCACTAGAGGAGAAACATCTTGGTGAGGTACAAAACTTGAAAAAACAAGCGCCCACACCAAATAAAAAACCACGAAAATCACTAAATTGGTCACTTACCTTCAAATAA
- a CDS encoding pyrroline-5-carboxylate reductase, with product MSASLLLAGCGKMGGALLAGWLEGEYAASNVTVVEPFAETASALRKQHGVFTVAKPDALPSSASPDVIVFAVKPQMMDDVAPGYARFAESDCVYLSIAAGKTIDYFESKLGTNAAIVRSMPNTPAAVGRGMTVACGNANVSDAQSTLCRKLLSAVGEVAWVEDEGLLDPVTAVSGSGPAYIFLLAECMTEAGIEAGLPKELAEQLARTTVAGAGELLRQSPEAAGILRQNVTSPGGTTAAALDVLMAEDGMQQLFIRAIDAATKRSRELAG from the coding sequence ATGTCGGCGTCGTTGTTGTTGGCCGGATGCGGCAAGATGGGCGGTGCCCTGCTGGCGGGCTGGCTCGAAGGTGAGTATGCCGCCAGCAACGTAACTGTCGTCGAACCCTTTGCTGAAACCGCCAGTGCTCTACGTAAACAACACGGTGTTTTTACTGTCGCCAAGCCTGATGCCCTGCCATCCAGCGCATCACCCGATGTCATCGTCTTCGCCGTCAAGCCACAGATGATGGACGATGTCGCGCCTGGGTATGCGCGATTTGCCGAAAGCGATTGCGTTTATTTGTCCATCGCGGCAGGCAAGACCATCGATTATTTCGAATCGAAGCTTGGGACGAATGCCGCCATCGTTCGCAGCATGCCCAATACGCCGGCTGCGGTTGGTCGTGGCATGACGGTCGCATGTGGCAATGCAAATGTTTCGGACGCTCAAAGCACCCTGTGCCGAAAACTTCTGTCTGCCGTTGGCGAGGTGGCTTGGGTTGAGGATGAAGGTCTATTGGACCCTGTTACGGCGGTCTCTGGCAGCGGGCCTGCCTACATCTTTTTGCTCGCCGAATGCATGACGGAAGCCGGGATTGAAGCCGGCCTGCCGAAAGAGCTTGCTGAACAACTCGCTCGAACAACTGTCGCGGGGGCTGGCGAACTCCTCCGCCAATCACCTGAAGCCGCCGGAATTCTGCGTCAAAATGTCACCAGTCCCGGCGGCACGACGGCGGCTGCCTTGGATGTCTTGATGGCTGAAGATGGCATGCAGCAACTTTTTATCCGGGCTATTGACGCCGCAACCAAACGGTCTCGCGAATTAGCCGGTTAA